In Pan troglodytes isolate AG18354 chromosome 21, NHGRI_mPanTro3-v2.0_pri, whole genome shotgun sequence, one genomic interval encodes:
- the TOMM34 gene encoding mitochondrial import receptor subunit TOM34: MAPKFPDSVEELRAAGNESFRNGQYAEASALYGRALRVLQAQGSSDPEEESVLYSNRAACHLKDGNCRDCIKDCTSALALVPFSIKPLLRRASAYEALEKYPMAYVDYKTVLQIDDNVTSAVEGINRMTRALMDSLGPEWRLKLPSIPLVPVSAQKRWNSLPSENHKEMAKSKSKETTATKNRVPSAGDVEKARVLKEEGNELVKKGNHKKAIEKYSESLLCSNLESATYSNRALCYLVLKQYTEAVKDCTEALKLDGKNVKAFYRRAQAHKALKDYKSSFADISNLLQIEPRNGPAQKLRQEVKQNLH; the protein is encoded by the exons ATGGCCCCCAAATTCCCAGACTCTGTGGAGGAGCTCCGCGCCGCCGGCAATGAGAGTTTCCGCAACGGCCAGTACGCCGAGGCCTCCGCGCTCTACGGCCGCGCGCTGCGGGTGCTGCAGGCGCAAG GTTCTTCAGACCCAGAAGAAGAAAGTGTTCTCTACTCCAACCGAGCAGCATGTCACTTGAAGGATGGAAACTGCAGAGACTGCATCAAAGATTGCACTTC AGCACTGGCCTTGGTTCCCTTCAGCATTAAGCCCCTGCTGCGGCGAGCATCTGCTTATGAGGCTCTGGAGAAGTACCCTATGGCCTATGTTGACTATAAGACTGTGCTGCAGATTGATGATAATGTGACGTCAGCCGTAGAAGGCATCAACAG AATGACCAGAGCTCTCATGGACTCGCTTGGGCCTGAGTGGCGCCTGAAGCTGCCCTCAATCCCCTTGGTGCCTGTTTCAGCTCAGAAGAGGTGGAATTCCTTGCCTTCGGAGAACCACAAAGAGATGGCTAAAAGCAAATCCAAAGAAACCACAGCTACAAAGAACAGAG TGCCTTCTgctggggatgtggagaaagccAGAGTTCTGAAGGAAGAAGGCAATGAGCTTGTAAAGAAGGGAAACCATAAGAAAGCTATTGAGAAGTACAGTGAAAGCCTCTTGTGTAGTAACCTGGAATCTGCCACGTACAGCAACAG AGCGCTCTGCTATTTGGTCCTGAAGCAGTACACAGAAGCAGTGAAGGACTGCACAGAAGCCCTCAAGCTGGATGGAAAGAACGTGAAGGCATTCTACAGACGGGCTCAAGCCCACAAAGCactcaag GACTATAAATCCAGCTTTGCAGACATCAGCAACCTCCTACAGATTGAGCCTAGGAATGGTCCTGCACAGAAGTTGCGGCAGGAAGTGAAGCAGAACCTACACTAA